The following nucleotide sequence is from Desulfosporosinus sp. Sb-LF.
TATAAAATCCTAGCGATTGTCGATCACATTATGAGTGGGACACTGGCGGGGACAGATTCTTGGTTTGCCAATCCAGCAAGTAAAGTAAGCTCTCACTTTGGTGTAGGTAAGAACGGAGAAATCCATCAATATGTCAATCTGGAAAACCCTGCGTGGGCCAACGGAGGAGTGAATAACCCGAGTTGGACCCTGCTTATTCCGGGGGTTAACCCCAATTATTATACGGCCAGTATTGAGCATGAAGGAAATAGTTGGGATGTAATGCCGGAGGCGCAGTACCAAGCCACCCTGGCCTTACATCGGTGGTTAATTGAGACACTAAGTATTCCTGTGACCCGCGACAATATCATTGGTCATTATAGAATTGACTCTATTAATAAGGCTAACTGCCCGGGAACAGGGTTCCCTTGGGAGCGATTATTTGATGATTTGCAAGGGGGAAACGACGTGTTAAACGTTGCAGTTTTATTATTCACGAAGGACGACTATTGGGCGGGAACTGATGTAGCTGGCAAGAATGGTAACTGTGCCATTTTTGTAAGGTCGTCAGATCATTCCGTTCCTGCTGAGGCCATGAGCGCTAAGCAATTAATTGTTGTCGGGGGACCCACAACCAAGCATCCAAACGAAGTGTTGTTGAGTGGTAATGACAAATATGCGACAGCTGCTGCTGTGGCGAAGTATTTAGGGTAATTAACTGAAGGGCTATTTTTTGCCTGAAATCGCTAAATGGGGACCGCACGTGTGGCCCCACGACGCCTTGTGTGCGGCTTTTGATTTTTCAGGGCATAGACATATGCCTTGGCAATTCGTGTGGAACCCGTCGAGATTAGGCTTTGTTCGTGAAAACTATAGCTTGAAACAAGTCCACACTGTGTGGACTTTCGCCTCGTTAAACTGCAACAATGACATTCTCGTTATACTCATTAAACTTCAATTAAAGAAAGAGGTAATTTAACATGCAAACAGCTATTTTTAACGGCCTACAGGACATTGTAGTGGCACTAATCGGAGTGTTTTTTGCTTTTATGGTGGCTTATATTAAACAGCATTTCTCCGTTACCCAAATTAGAACAGCGACTGGAATTGCCACAGAGGCGGTAAACTTCGCCGTACAAGCA
It contains:
- a CDS encoding N-acetylmuramoyl-L-alanine amidase, with the translated sequence MEKPTIIWKGSPNFSSPKGYKILAIVDHIMSGTLAGTDSWFANPASKVSSHFGVGKNGEIHQYVNLENPAWANGGVNNPSWTLLIPGVNPNYYTASIEHEGNSWDVMPEAQYQATLALHRWLIETLSIPVTRDNIIGHYRIDSINKANCPGTGFPWERLFDDLQGGNDVLNVAVLLFTKDDYWAGTDVAGKNGNCAIFVRSSDHSVPAEAMSAKQLIVVGGPTTKHPNEVLLSGNDKYATAAAVAKYLG